The sequence CGGCCTGCTCGGATAGTGAACGAGGTTGGAGAGGCGGGTctcagagagagaaagaaagaagggGCAGCTCTGACGCGCTAAGGGAGAGGAATGAGTGTGAAATCCTAAAATTTGGTATATATACATGTGCTCGTACTCGGGCCTGATTTACCGAGGCGATTTAGTTAAAACacctgcctcggttaatatatTTTGCGAGGCGGTTGTAGTAACCGCCACGGTTAATAAaagcctcggttaataaaattttgtattagTGATCGTACACCTGCACATCAGGAGCCAAGAGATACATCAAATACACACAATATTGTCAATTACTCATCTTCCAAGGGTGACCACTCTTAGTCCTCACCTGAATAGGCTAGTCTGAAGCAACCTATCATGGGCCGGGCCTTGTTTCCACAATTCCACAAAGTTCCACTTGCTtgcttgttgtgtgtgttgtGGACATACTAGTCTGCTTcctgaataaaaaaaattagtctGCTTCCAGCCAGCCGCGTGGGCTTCTTGCAGCCATGTGCCCTGTTTGTTTCCACGACGCACAATCGCGCAACCCGTTTTCGCGAACGCGCCTCCGCGGTTGCTTTTTGGAATCGCAGGCTGGCAGTTCATTTCTTCGAACTCCACCCGCGCGCAATTCACAGTCGCACTATGTCGCGGGACGTTCAGCGTGATTATTCTGCTTATCTTGCTGAAAGTTCATCGCGAACGCGAAAAACGCAGTTCCAAATATGGCTATAGTCATGGGGAGAAAGAGTTTTCTAATAAAAATTATAGGTTTGTTGTTGTGATATAATTCCTATGAACACTTCTAGAACTGGGTTCGACTTCCTGTGAAAGTGAATTTCAAAAATTTAATGGCGTTGTGCTTTCAGTGATCGGCGACGTTCCTGTCGACAACGAGACACATGCGGTGACTTCGTTAATCTCGAGAATTTACcgactcagtcttcgaagatgctcataaagATTTGTGCGCGTGCATTGTATCTTGATTGTTCCGCGTAATCTTTAAAAAAAGTTGTGATATAAGTTACTTCTCATTCAGAGCACCCGTTACTCTTAATAGACCTATACTAATTTGCATGCTCATTCGGTTTGGTTTGATGGTGCTACCAGCTACTACACGGAAACGACGGAGATTCGATCACAAATTATCAATTCTTATATAGCTTTAAAAGGGCAAATACGTACGATACCAACAATCCCATTTGACCCAGTAATAACTTCACTAATTTGACGAGTACAGTACATCATTAGCTAGCACCGGAGGCCGTAGCCTTCCACTGATCACTCTTTAGCCTCAGGCCTTCCAATCTCACACACCTCATGGAGCATCAGCTCTAGGGTTTCGAACGACGACCCGCTCGTCTCCACTGCGGCTCTAGCTGCGTCTGCGAGCTCACTCGCTTTGGCAGCCGCAcgtttccctccctctcccagTATCAACTCTCTCGCCAACGTTTCCACGTCATCACTTGAAACAAGCTGCTGCTCACTTGCGGGGCCACTGTCCCCTCTTTTGGATGGCCAGATCCTGATTCCGACTTCAACCACGTCGACAACGAACTTTGCGTTCAACTTCTGCTCCGCGGCAATTGGATAGGTTAGGATGGGCACACCCATGCTGATGCTTTCCATCAccgagttccacccgcagtgACTGAAGAAGCCCTTAATAGCCTGATGGCCCAAAATGCCGAGCTGGTTGATAAAGCCTTGGACCACTTTGCCCCTGCCACGGAACCTGCCTTGGAACGGCTCCTCTCCATTGAACCACCTCGACCGAACTACCCAAATGAAGTCCAGATCCGACCGGTCCAGGCCGGTTGCGATCTCCTCTAGCTGTGCCCGGCTCAGGTCGGCTTGCGAGCCGAATGCGACATATAGAACCGGTCGGTTCATGGCGAGTCTTGAATCAAGCCAGTCGGCAATATCGGAATCCAAGGTTCGGACCGGCTCACTGGCAAGACAGAGTGGGCCAACCGGCCACATCTTGTTGAGCGGCATCTCGCGGTTCCACTTGTCGATGTACAATGACTCGAGCTCATGGAAGGAGTTGACGATGGTACCTCGGCTCAAGCCCATGGCACTGCCGGTCTCGCAGACGAAGTCCCAGTGAGGGCCTGCCGGCTCCGGGTCGTCGAACGGCGGGTGCAGGTCGGCCTTGGTGAGCCGGAGCCCCGGCAGGCCGTCGACCTGGAACGGCTCCAACGGCGAGCTCACTCGCGCGTGCGGCTTCTGCGCCATGACGGCGGCTGCAACACATAAGGGGAAGGCGCCCATGCCGAGCGAGACCAGCCGCGGCACGCCGAGGTCGTCGGCGGCGTCAGCGGCCCACGCGAGGAACCCGTCGTGAACGAGCAGGTCCGGCCGCGGGTCCAGCGCCGCCAGCGCGTCTGCGAACACCGgctcgagcgcggcggcggcggagacgacGTCGAGGAAGCTGGACCCGGAGGGGAGCTCGTCCGTGCTCTGCGGGCCAGCCGTCGAGGAGGGGAACGGCAGCTCGACGACGGCCGCCccgggggcgccggcgcggaCAAAGGGCGCGTCGCGCGGGGTGGCGAGGAAGGTGACGGCCGACGCGAGCCCGCGGAGGAGGAGCACacgagccaggtggaggagtgGGATGGTGTGGCCCTTGGCCATGAACGGGAGCATGGCCACGTGACGGAGCACCGGGGACGGCAAGGAGGAGGCCATggagtggagactggagagcagCTGGCAAAGTGGAGAGCAGCTGGCAAAGTGGCGAGCCGCGCGCGCCACAATTATTGGCCTGTACGTGTGGACTGTGGTGACTGGTGAGGAGACGGTGCATCTATCTATAAACTCACACCCCCACACGCGTCATCGTCAAGGTGGAAGTTTCTCAAGAAACCTACTTGTGGGTTGGggctgccttttttttttttgaacggggTCGCTGCCGGACGCTGTCGTCGTGCACGAACTAAACAACTTCA comes from Panicum virgatum strain AP13 chromosome 4K, P.virgatum_v5, whole genome shotgun sequence and encodes:
- the LOC120703416 gene encoding UDP-glycosyltransferase 90A1-like → MASSLPSPVLRHVAMLPFMAKGHTIPLLHLARVLLLRGLASAVTFLATPRDAPFVRAGAPGAAVVELPFPSSTAGPQSTDELPSGSSFLDVVSAAAALEPVFADALAALDPRPDLLVHDGFLAWAADAADDLGVPRLVSLGMGAFPLCVAAAVMAQKPHARVSSPLEPFQVDGLPGLRLTKADLHPPFDDPEPAGPHWDFVCETGSAMGLSRGTIVNSFHELESLYIDKWNREMPLNKMWPVGPLCLASEPVRTLDSDIADWLDSRLAMNRPVLYVAFGSQADLSRAQLEEIATGLDRSDLDFIWVVRSRWFNGEEPFQGRFRGRGKVVQGFINQLGILGHQAIKGFFSHCGWNSVMESISMGVPILTYPIAAEQKLNAKFVVDVVEVGIRIWPSKRGDSGPASEQQLVSSDDVETLARELILGEGGKRAAAKASELADAARAAVETSGSSFETLELMLHEVCEIGRPEAKE